Proteins from a genomic interval of Zingiber officinale cultivar Zhangliang chromosome 2A, Zo_v1.1, whole genome shotgun sequence:
- the LOC122043159 gene encoding homeobox-leucine zipper protein ROC5-like encodes MRAQSSEEERDRAGEKKEASWKSFGGKAAAAAMTVGKLSPPRLRLSGDAGFISSGLSLGLPMMAGGGGGGSDGDSSKRNREDENESRSGSDNLEAISGDDLDQVNDNNSNSRKKKRYHRHTPQQIQELEALFKECPHPDEKQRHDLSKRLCLETRQVKFWFQNRRTQMKTQIERHENTILRQENDKLRTENMAIREAMCTPVCDNCGSPAVLGEISMEEQQLRIENARLKEELGRVCTLASRFLGKPIDISSLQAPSSMLELGVGMTNSFAVAPSITVFPEYDPLMSSIAPPPLPTMGSDQSLVVDLALAAMDELVAMAQMEEPLWVRSFVEGVAGAETLNHEQYHRNFRRLIMPSPAAYVSEASRETGIVLISSVALVETFMDPDRWAEMFSTIVAKATATEVISSGVAGTRDGALQIMRAELQILSPLVAVREVSFLRFCKQHADGFWAIVDISVDGGLASSSCRRLPSGCLVQDMPNGYSKLIWVEHAEYDEAGVHPMYRSLLRSGLGFGAGRWVAGLHRRCESLRLLMSPAAASGDDTAAAMMAGVGRRRIMKLAQRMTLAFCAGVVRRPAAAAAGEWSAVEQVAVEEAQSAEEAVRVSMRKSVTEAGEPPGVVLSAATAVWLPVVPRRLFDFLSDAGFRCRWDILANGGAVYEMAHVATSANDSVNAVSLLRSSTSQQLILQETCSDAAGATVVYAAVDAPALHHMMNGGDDGFVAILPSGFAILPDAETPAGGSLLTVAFQVSHRTAELTAESLETVNGLVSCTLLKIKAALRCDVH; translated from the exons ATGAGAGCGCAATCAAGCGAGGAGGAGAGGGATCGGGCCGGAGAGAAAAAGGAAGCGTCTTGGAAGAGTTTTGGGGGCAAGGCGGCGGCGGCAGCCATGACCGTCGGGAAGTTGTCTCCGCCGCGACTAAGATTGTCCGGCGACGCTGGTTTTATCTCTTCCGGCCTCTCTCTCGGACTG CCAATGAtggccggcggcggcggcggcggcagcgaTGGGGATTCTTCCAAGCGGAACCGAGAAGATGAGAATGAAAGCAGATCGGGAAGCGACAACTTGGAAGCTATCTCCGGAGACGATCTAGACCAGGTGAACGACAACAATAGCAATTCTCGCAAGAAGAAGCGATACCATCGTCACACTCCGCAGCAGATTCAAGAACTCGAAGC ATTGTTCAAAGAGTGTCCTCACCCCGACGAGAAGCAACGGCACGATCTCAGCAAGCGGCTGTGCTTGGAGACTCGGCAAGTCAAGTTCTGGTTCCAGAACAGACGCACCCAAATGAAG ACTCAAATCGAGCGACACGAGAATACGATTCTTCGGCAAGAGAACGACAAGCTGCGGACGGAGAACATGGCCATCCGTGAGGCGATGTGTACTCCGGTGTGCGACAACTGCGGATCTCCGGCGGTGCTCGGAGAGATCTCGATGGAAGAGCAACAGCTCCGCATCGAGAATGCGCGACTCAAGGAGGAGCTCGGCCGCGTCTGCACCCTCGCCAGCAGGTTCCTCGGCAAGCCCATCGATATCTCCTCCCTGCAGGCGCCGAGTTCCATGCTCGAGCTCGGCGTGGGGATGACAAACAGCTTCGCGGTGGCACCTTCCATCACCGTTTTTCCGGAATACGACCCGTTGATGAGTTCGATCGCGCCGCCGCCTCTACCGACGATGGGAAGCGATCAGAGCTTGGTGGTCGACCTTGCGCTGGCCGCGATGGATGAGCTCGTCGCCATGGCGCAGATGGAGGAGCCGCTTTGGGTCCGGAGCTTCGTGGAAGGCGTCGCCGGAGCAGAAACTCTCAACCACGAGCAGTACCACCGAAACTTCCGCCGCCTCATCATGCCATCGCCGGCGGCATATGTGTCGGAGGCGTCGAGAGAAACCGGCATCGTGCTGATAAGCAGCGTCGCCCTCGTCGAGACATTCATGGATCCC GATCGATGGGCGGAAATGTTCTCTACCATCGTCGCCAAAGCGACTGCAACCGAAGTAATATCCAGCGGCGTCGCCGGAACAAGAGACGGCGCGCTTCAAATC aTGCGAGCGGAGTTGCAAATCTTGTCGCCATTGGTAGCGGTCCGCGAGGTGAGCTTCCTCAGGTTCTGTAAGCAGCACGCCGACGGCTTTTGGGCCATCGTGGATATCTCCGTCGACGGCGGGCTTGCTTCTTCGAGCTGCCGGCGACTGCCCTCCGGTTGCTTGGTGCAAGACATGCCCAATGGCTACTCCAAG TTGATATGGGTGGAGCACGCAGAGTACGACGAAGCCGGAGTCCATCCGATGTACCGATCGCTGCTCCGATCCGGCCTCGGGTTCGGCGCCGGAAGATGGGTCGCGGGACTTCATCGCAGGTGCGAGTCGCTCCGCCTTCTCATGTCTCCTGCCGCGGCCTCCGGCGACGATACCG CGGCGGCGATGATGGCCGGCGTCGGGCGGCGGAGAATAATGAAGCTCGCGCAGCGGATGACGCTGGCGTTCTGCGCGGGAGTAGTGCGCCGGCCCGCGGCCGCGGCGGCAGGGGAGTGGAGCGCGGTGGAGCAGGTGGCGGTGGAGGAGGCGCAGTCGGCGGAGGAAGCGGTGCGGGTGTCGATGCGGAAGAGCGTGACGGAGGCAGGGGAGCCTCCGGGGGTGGTTCTGAGCGCCGCCACCGCGGTGTGGCTGCCGGTGGTTCCGCGCCGGCTCTTCGACTTCCTCAGCGACGCGGGATTCCGGTGTCGGTGGGACATTCTCGCCAACGGTGGGGCCGTCTACGAGATGGCCCACGTCGCCACGTCCGCTAACGATTCCGTCAACGCCGTGTCCTTACTGCGCTCCTCA ACATCGCAGCAGTTGATCCTGCAGGAGACGTGCAGCGACGCCGCCGGCGCGACGGTGGTGTACGCGGCGGTGGACGCGCCGGCGCTGCACCACATGATGAACGGCGGCGACGACGGCTTCGTGGCGATCCTGCCGTCCGGCTTCGCCATCCTCCCCGACGCCGAGACCCCAGCCGGAGGCTCCCTTCTGACAGTGGCGTTCCAAGTCAGCCACCGGACGGCGGAGCTTACGGCGGAGTCGCTGGAGACGGTCAACGGCCTCGTCTCCTGCACGCTGCTCAAGATCAAGGCCGCCCTCCGCTGCGACGTCCACTGA